A region from the Brachyspira hampsonii genome encodes:
- the glyA gene encoding serine hydroxymethyltransferase, translating to MAVSKKKAAVKSSSKKVSKSAKKTVVDKKAASKKASSVKKASKAAEKKVIAPKYYVSETPLKSADKEIFAAMKNEYKREVNGFELIASENIVSRAVMEAQGSIFTNKYAEGYPSKRYYGGCSEVDIVEDLARERAKKLFKAPFINVQPHSGSQANMGVYMAVLQPGDTCLGLSLDSGGHLTHGKNVNFSGKIYNFQHYNVRRDTMQIDYDELRDTAKRLNPKLIVAGGSAYPRFIDFKKFREIADEVGALLMVDMAHIAGLVAAGVHPSPVPHAHFVTGTTHKTLRGPRGGYIISTEEDLAKKIDKTIFPGIQGGPLMHVIAAKAVCFKEALDPKFVKYQEQVIKNAESMANMFLAKGYELISGGTDTHLILVDVKKSKGITGQLAETILDKAHITINKNGIPYDTESPMVTSGIRLGTPAITTRGLKEKDVMELTQYIDEVLSNSNDEKMINAVAKKVAALCKRFPMYKFIADM from the coding sequence ATGGCTGTATCTAAGAAAAAAGCAGCAGTTAAATCTTCATCAAAAAAGGTTTCTAAATCTGCTAAGAAAACAGTTGTTGACAAAAAAGCTGCATCTAAGAAAGCTTCTAGTGTAAAAAAAGCTTCAAAAGCTGCAGAGAAAAAAGTAATTGCTCCTAAATATTATGTATCAGAAACTCCATTAAAAAGTGCTGATAAAGAAATATTTGCTGCAATGAAAAATGAGTATAAGAGAGAAGTTAATGGCTTTGAACTTATAGCTAGCGAAAATATAGTTTCACGTGCTGTTATGGAAGCACAAGGCTCTATATTTACAAACAAATACGCTGAAGGTTATCCGTCAAAAAGATATTACGGCGGATGCAGTGAGGTTGATATTGTAGAAGATTTAGCTAGAGAAAGAGCTAAAAAATTATTCAAAGCTCCTTTTATAAATGTACAGCCGCATTCCGGTTCTCAAGCTAATATGGGTGTTTATATGGCAGTTCTTCAGCCGGGAGATACTTGTTTAGGATTATCCCTTGATTCAGGCGGTCATTTAACACATGGTAAAAATGTAAATTTCTCCGGAAAAATATATAATTTCCAGCATTATAATGTTAGAAGAGATACTATGCAAATAGACTATGATGAGCTTAGAGATACTGCAAAAAGACTCAATCCTAAATTAATTGTAGCAGGCGGAAGTGCTTATCCTAGATTCATTGATTTCAAAAAATTCAGAGAAATAGCTGATGAAGTTGGTGCTTTATTAATGGTAGATATGGCACATATTGCAGGACTTGTTGCTGCAGGCGTTCACCCTAGCCCTGTTCCTCATGCTCATTTTGTTACAGGTACTACTCATAAAACTTTAAGAGGTCCTAGAGGCGGATATATAATTTCTACAGAGGAAGATCTAGCTAAAAAAATAGACAAAACTATATTCCCAGGTATACAAGGCGGTCCTTTAATGCATGTTATAGCTGCTAAGGCTGTATGTTTTAAAGAGGCATTAGATCCTAAATTTGTTAAATATCAAGAACAGGTTATAAAAAATGCTGAGTCTATGGCTAATATGTTCCTTGCTAAAGGATATGAATTAATTTCAGGCGGTACTGATACACATTTAATATTAGTTGATGTAAAAAAATCTAAAGGCATAACAGGACAGCTTGCTGAAACTATTTTAGATAAAGCACATATAACTATAAATAAAAACGGCATACCTTATGATACCGAATCTCCAATGGTAACAAGCGGAATAAGATTGGGTACTCCTGCAATAACTACAAGAGGATTAAAAGAAAAAGATGTTATGGAATTAACTCAATATATAGATGAAGTTTTAAGCAATAGTAATGATGAAAAAATGATTAATGCTGTTGCTAAAAAAGTAGCTGCTCTATGTAAAAGATTCCCTATGTATAAATTTATAGCTGATATGTAA
- a CDS encoding HAD family hydrolase, with the protein MMYKTIKIKAAIFDFDGTLVDSESLYTKALIHTSNEMNVLKDVDFKSLAGFQTKDIDNILKKECHYIPDNFFKSAEMYFHKIIETDLETFDGVMETLERLKNINIVIASNSNINYVRKMSDKKGISKYIKDYSCYNGELKAKPEPDLFLNAFELLKKLDGNIKKEDVIIFEDSLAGVIGAKKTGIVTAAITNSYSKEILLENGADIVLNRIDEIFNYIEIIKDL; encoded by the coding sequence ATGATGTATAAAACTATAAAGATAAAAGCTGCAATATTTGATTTTGACGGAACTTTAGTTGATAGTGAAAGTTTATATACTAAAGCATTGATTCATACATCTAATGAAATGAATGTACTTAAGGATGTGGATTTTAAATCTTTAGCAGGGTTTCAGACTAAAGATATAGATAATATTTTAAAAAAAGAATGTCATTATATACCGGATAATTTTTTTAAATCTGCCGAAATGTATTTTCATAAAATAATAGAAACAGATTTAGAAACTTTTGACGGTGTTATGGAAACTTTAGAAAGATTAAAAAATATTAATATTGTTATAGCATCGAATAGTAATATTAATTATGTTAGAAAAATGTCTGATAAGAAGGGCATATCAAAATATATAAAAGATTATTCATGTTATAATGGTGAATTAAAAGCTAAGCCGGAACCTGATTTATTTTTAAATGCTTTTGAATTATTAAAAAAATTAGATGGCAATATAAAAAAAGAAGATGTTATAATATTTGAAGATAGTCTTGCAGGTGTTATAGGGGCAAAAAAAACAGGAATAGTTACTGCCGCAATTACAAACAGCTACAGTAAAGAAATATTATTGGAAAATGGTGCTGATATAGTTTTAAATAGAATAGATGAAATATTTAACTATATAGAAATTATAAAAGATTTGTGA
- a CDS encoding glucosamine-6-phosphate deaminase has translation MGLKLIIAKDANAVGKKTAAEIINLLKVKKDAVLGLATGGTAEAVYPHLIKAYEKKEIDFKNVKSVNLDEYKGLDPKNEQSYRYFMNKNLFDHVNIDKKNTFVPKGIGDKDKILKEFDDKINKLPRDIQLLGVGPNGHIAFNEPDEVLHANALCVKLNEKTIKANSRFFASEKDVPREAFSMGMGGILKAKKIVIAAIGKGKAAAMKELLTNDKITTKCPVTFLKLHNDVVVVIDQELADAIPELQKKKDNKK, from the coding sequence ATGGGATTAAAATTAATTATCGCTAAAGATGCTAATGCAGTTGGGAAAAAAACGGCAGCAGAAATTATTAATTTATTAAAAGTTAAAAAAGATGCTGTTTTGGGACTTGCTACAGGAGGTACTGCTGAGGCGGTATATCCTCATTTAATAAAGGCTTATGAAAAAAAAGAAATAGATTTTAAAAATGTTAAATCTGTCAACTTAGATGAATATAAAGGATTAGATCCTAAAAATGAACAAAGCTACAGATATTTTATGAATAAAAATTTATTTGATCATGTAAATATTGATAAAAAAAATACTTTTGTTCCTAAAGGTATAGGAGATAAAGATAAAATATTAAAAGAATTTGATGATAAAATAAATAAACTTCCTAGAGACATACAATTATTAGGTGTAGGACCTAATGGACATATAGCATTCAATGAACCTGATGAAGTTTTGCATGCCAATGCTTTATGTGTTAAACTTAATGAAAAAACTATCAAAGCTAATTCAAGATTCTTTGCTTCAGAAAAAGATGTACCTAGAGAGGCATTCAGTATGGGCATGGGCGGAATATTAAAAGCTAAAAAAATAGTTATAGCCGCTATCGGAAAAGGAAAAGCTGCTGCTATGAAAGAGCTTCTTACTAATGATAAAATTACTACTAAATGTCCTGTTACATTCTTAAAACTTCATAATGATGTAGTTGTTGTTATAGATCAGGAATTGGCTGATGCTATACCAGAACTTCAGAAGAAAAAAGATAATAAAAAATAA
- a CDS encoding phosphopentomutase: protein MKKKAVLIVVDSCGVGALPDAAVFGDEGVNTLAHLAEAEGGINLPNMEKIGLGNIIDIKGVSKNNDALGYYGKAMETSKAKDTTTGHWEIAGLVSEKPFNTYPNGFPEITLKKIEEFSGRKVVCNKPYSGTEVIDDYADEQLKNGALIVYTSADSVLQIAAHEEIIPIDELYNICKKALEICNEYSPVARVIARPYIGTKGNYKRTERRHDYSVPPSGETMLDRLKNHSLPVIGIGKTSDIFAGVGITENRQTNKNNLDGIEKTIKAIKEIDEGLIFTNLVDFDMLYGHRRDPKGYKNALEEFDKYIPDMIENLNDDDLFIITADHGCDPTYKGSDHTREYIPILAYGKNLKKNVNIGIKDSFVSIAASIEKHLLGDTKLKGCFL from the coding sequence ATGAAAAAGAAAGCTGTTTTAATAGTGGTAGACAGTTGCGGTGTAGGTGCTTTACCTGATGCAGCTGTTTTCGGTGATGAGGGAGTTAATACTCTCGCTCATTTAGCTGAAGCAGAAGGAGGGATAAACCTTCCTAATATGGAAAAAATAGGTCTTGGAAACATTATAGATATAAAAGGCGTTTCTAAAAATAATGATGCTTTAGGGTACTATGGAAAAGCGATGGAAACTTCTAAAGCTAAGGATACTACTACAGGACATTGGGAAATAGCAGGATTAGTATCTGAAAAACCATTTAATACTTACCCTAATGGTTTTCCTGAAATTACTTTAAAAAAAATAGAAGAATTTTCAGGAAGAAAAGTTGTATGCAATAAACCTTATTCTGGTACCGAAGTTATAGATGATTATGCAGATGAACAATTAAAAAATGGGGCTTTAATTGTTTATACATCTGCTGATTCTGTACTTCAAATTGCAGCTCATGAGGAAATAATACCGATAGATGAGCTTTACAATATATGCAAAAAGGCTCTTGAAATATGCAATGAGTATTCTCCTGTAGCAAGAGTTATAGCCCGTCCTTATATAGGAACTAAAGGTAATTATAAAAGAACTGAAAGAAGACATGATTATTCAGTACCTCCAAGCGGGGAAACTATGCTTGACAGATTAAAAAATCACAGTCTTCCTGTTATAGGCATAGGAAAAACAAGCGATATATTTGCAGGTGTTGGAATTACAGAAAACAGACAAACTAATAAAAACAATCTTGATGGTATAGAAAAAACTATTAAAGCTATTAAGGAAATTGATGAAGGATTAATATTTACAAATTTAGTTGATTTTGATATGCTTTACGGACATAGAAGAGATCCTAAAGGATATAAAAATGCTTTGGAAGAATTCGATAAATATATTCCTGATATGATTGAAAATTTGAATGATGATGATTTATTCATTATAACAGCAGATCATGGATGCGATCCTACATACAAGGGAAGCGATCATACAAGAGAATATATACCTATACTTGCTTATGGAAAAAATTTGAAAAAAAATGTTAATATAGGCATTAAAGATTCTTTTGTTTCTATAGCAGCGTCGATAGAAAAGCATTTACTTGGTGATACTAAACTTAAAGGCTGTTTTTTGTGA
- a CDS encoding bifunctional metallophosphatase/5'-nucleotidase, with translation MFKRAHIILLLSLIILFLYSCSNSAAKKTGNTGSLTIIHMNDTHGKDEQEMVVNSDVNPPETNYMYGAARRASYIKQVKSNNNVLVLHAGDTITGSVYSTVFQGRDEVDIMNMIGVDAAAVGNHFVDYGLSNFTEIMKERKFPTLSLNIKNKSDNSYYAAPYIVTNVNGLNVAIIGITTTDSVYSPKNIEGLVFEEEIKSLKDFIKQTPLNTTNDLTILLSHVGYEADKKIAEAIPNTFDIIIGGHSHTELEKAEVVNGTPIVQAGSYGHYLGNINLNVNNGVMDKNNLNYKLVAMDQTIEQDNDMLAFIDEMKATVDKEFNVRIGTLPMELVHDGIRSNSMAIGNFACDLVKDSYENVDIVMINSGNLRSVLKAGDITLGNIQNEFAPFNNEVIIVSLNGKDVLDMIKLSGEKRGKGGFLQYSKGMEVKYTANGELVSAKLNGEDISEAKDYTVILSDFVFDGGDGYVDAQNNPIGRKGKSAVYTGNDIRDALISKIKELNNVPADYIDQNPRVVFE, from the coding sequence ATGTTTAAAAGAGCTCATATTATTTTATTATTATCTTTAATTATTTTATTTTTATATTCCTGTTCTAATTCTGCCGCAAAGAAAACAGGAAATACAGGCAGTTTAACTATAATACACATGAATGATACTCATGGAAAAGATGAACAGGAAATGGTTGTTAATAGTGATGTAAATCCGCCTGAAACTAACTATATGTATGGGGCAGCCAGAAGAGCTTCATACATAAAACAGGTAAAGTCTAATAATAATGTATTAGTTCTTCATGCCGGAGACACTATTACAGGAAGTGTATATTCTACAGTATTTCAGGGAAGAGATGAAGTTGATATTATGAATATGATTGGAGTTGATGCGGCTGCTGTTGGAAATCATTTTGTAGATTACGGACTTAGTAATTTTACAGAAATTATGAAAGAGAGAAAATTCCCTACACTTTCTTTGAATATAAAAAATAAATCAGATAATAGTTATTATGCAGCTCCATATATAGTTACAAATGTAAATGGTCTTAATGTAGCAATTATTGGTATAACAACAACAGATTCAGTTTACAGCCCTAAAAATATTGAGGGTTTAGTATTTGAAGAAGAAATTAAATCATTAAAAGATTTCATAAAACAAACTCCGCTTAATACTACTAATGATCTTACAATACTGCTTAGCCATGTTGGATATGAAGCAGACAAAAAAATTGCTGAAGCTATTCCTAATACATTTGATATAATAATAGGCGGACATAGTCATACTGAATTAGAAAAAGCTGAAGTTGTTAATGGTACTCCTATAGTGCAGGCTGGATCTTACGGACATTATTTAGGAAATATTAATTTGAATGTTAATAATGGGGTAATGGATAAAAATAATTTAAACTATAAATTGGTTGCTATGGATCAGACAATAGAGCAGGATAATGATATGCTTGCATTTATTGATGAGATGAAAGCTACAGTGGATAAAGAATTCAATGTAAGAATAGGAACTTTGCCTATGGAATTAGTTCATGACGGAATAAGATCTAATTCTATGGCTATAGGAAATTTTGCCTGTGATTTGGTAAAAGACTCTTATGAAAATGTTGATATTGTAATGATTAATTCAGGAAATTTAAGATCTGTATTAAAAGCAGGAGACATTACTTTAGGAAACATACAAAATGAATTTGCTCCTTTTAACAATGAAGTTATAATAGTTTCATTAAATGGAAAAGATGTTCTTGATATGATAAAACTTTCTGGTGAAAAGAGAGGAAAAGGAGGATTCTTACAGTATTCTAAAGGTATGGAAGTAAAATATACAGCAAATGGAGAATTGGTATCTGCAAAATTGAATGGAGAGGATATAAGCGAGGCTAAAGATTATACTGTTATTTTATCAGATTTTGTATTTGACGGCGGAGACGGATATGTTGATGCTCAAAACAATCCGATTGGAAGAAAAGGAAAAAGTGCTGTTTATACAGGAAATGATATAAGAGATGCTCTAATATCAAAGATTAAAGAGCTTAATAATGTACCTGCTGATTATATTGATCAAAATCCAAGAGTAGTATTTGAATAA
- a CDS encoding ABC transporter substrate-binding protein, with the protein MKKKILAVLILIAIVSNAQTVDLSKFDTNYYHKYKGQNLAVNVYNWGEYISDGSDGSLDVNKIFEELTGVKVNYSTFASNEEMYVKLKVGGIQYDVIIPSDYMIERLIRENLIRKLNFNNIPANTNINKRFKNLPFDPTGEYSLAYTWGVTGIIYNRQLVKEKEADIDWKILFDKKYQGQILMYYNPRDAFGIAQAYLGYSLNTTNETELRECAKLLKSQKPLVQSYVMDEMYDKMEAGEAAIGVYYAGDSLSMMANNPDLNFVIPKKGANLFVDSMCIPSSSGAPELGEMYINFLSEPEIALANIEFINYASPNDGAIAIMSSETRNNKIIYPDQETLYNCDVYITLPDETNILMENLWNEILSNDTAYKGWVIPVALGVIVLLCVVIIVLKKMKRREN; encoded by the coding sequence ATGAAAAAGAAAATTTTGGCAGTTCTTATTCTTATTGCTATAGTATCAAATGCTCAAACTGTTGATCTAAGTAAATTTGATACTAACTATTATCATAAGTACAAGGGACAGAATTTAGCAGTTAATGTTTATAATTGGGGCGAGTATATATCGGATGGTTCAGACGGTTCATTAGATGTAAATAAAATATTTGAGGAACTTACAGGAGTGAAAGTCAACTATTCTACTTTTGCCTCTAATGAAGAAATGTATGTTAAATTAAAAGTTGGAGGTATTCAATATGATGTTATAATACCTTCTGATTATATGATAGAAAGACTTATAAGAGAAAATTTGATAAGAAAATTGAATTTTAATAATATTCCTGCAAATACTAATATCAATAAAAGATTTAAAAATCTTCCATTTGATCCTACAGGAGAATATTCTTTGGCTTATACTTGGGGAGTAACAGGAATAATTTATAACAGACAGTTGGTAAAAGAAAAAGAAGCAGATATAGATTGGAAAATACTTTTCGATAAAAAATATCAGGGACAAATACTTATGTATTATAACCCTAGAGATGCTTTTGGAATAGCTCAGGCATATTTAGGATATTCTCTTAATACTACTAATGAAACAGAACTTAGAGAATGTGCTAAACTTTTAAAAAGTCAAAAACCTTTAGTACAGTCTTATGTAATGGATGAGATGTATGATAAGATGGAGGCAGGAGAGGCTGCTATAGGTGTTTATTATGCTGGGGACTCTTTAAGTATGATGGCAAATAATCCTGACTTGAATTTTGTTATTCCTAAAAAAGGAGCTAATTTATTTGTAGATTCTATGTGCATACCTTCTTCTTCAGGTGCTCCTGAGCTAGGAGAGATGTATATTAATTTCTTATCTGAACCTGAAATAGCTTTGGCAAATATAGAGTTTATTAATTATGCTTCTCCAAATGACGGAGCTATTGCTATAATGAGCAGCGAAACTAGAAATAATAAAATAATATATCCGGATCAGGAAACTTTGTATAACTGTGATGTTTATATAACATTGCCTGATGAAACTAATATATTAATGGAAAATTTATGGAATGAAATACTCTCTAACGATACTGCATATAAAGGCTGGGTAATACCTGTTGCTTTGGGGGTTATAGTTCTTCTTTGTGTAGTTATTATCGTATTGAAAAAGATGAAAAGAAGAGAAAATTAA
- a CDS encoding ABC transporter permease, with protein sequence MIKKILSRSYIAFIFLFLYAPIAILIFFSFNKARGRGVFTGFTLNWYKELFSNDLILSSFVNTIIVAAVSSVFATILGTMAAIGINSFNKKMKSAVMGITYVSIINPEIVTGISLMLLFVIMKLKFGFTTLILAHITFNVPYVILNVLPKLRQQDNSLYEAALDLGCTPSMAFWKVVIPDILPGILAGFLMALTYSLDDFVVSYFTTGITSQTLPITIYSMTRKRVSPEINAISTVIFIVVLVSLVVMNLKEIKKEKYLMQLKRKINKN encoded by the coding sequence ATGATAAAGAAAATACTATCAAGAAGCTATATTGCTTTTATATTTTTATTTTTATATGCTCCAATAGCAATACTAATTTTTTTCTCTTTTAATAAAGCAAGAGGAAGAGGCGTTTTTACTGGTTTTACTTTGAATTGGTATAAAGAATTATTTTCTAATGATTTAATATTAAGTTCATTTGTTAATACCATAATAGTTGCGGCAGTATCTTCAGTATTTGCTACTATACTTGGTACAATGGCGGCAATAGGTATAAATAGTTTTAATAAAAAAATGAAAAGTGCTGTTATGGGTATTACTTATGTATCTATAATAAATCCTGAAATAGTAACGGGCATCTCTTTAATGCTTTTATTTGTTATAATGAAGCTTAAATTCGGATTTACCACTTTAATATTGGCACATATAACTTTCAATGTACCTTATGTTATATTAAATGTACTTCCTAAGTTAAGACAGCAGGATAATAGTTTATATGAGGCGGCTTTAGATTTAGGCTGTACTCCTTCAATGGCTTTTTGGAAAGTTGTTATACCGGATATACTTCCGGGTATACTTGCCGGTTTTTTAATGGCATTGACTTATTCATTAGATGATTTTGTTGTAAGCTATTTTACTACTGGTATTACTTCTCAGACTTTGCCTATTACTATATATTCTATGACAAGAAAGAGAGTAAGCCCTGAGATTAATGCTATATCTACGGTTATATTTATAGTTGTGCTTGTAAGTCTTGTTGTTATGAATTTAAAAGAGATTAAAAAAGAAAAATATTTAATGCAGTTAAAAAGAAAAATAAATAAAAATTAA
- a CDS encoding ABC transporter permease, which translates to MKTKIPAIPYLIWTLVFVLVPLFLVIYFAFTNQRGDFTLNNFANVTSFTPVIVRSVVLASVATIICLILAYPLSYYISRQEKTVQHALVMLVMLPMWMNFLLRTYAWMTILENNGLINKALIFVGLSPVKLINTQAAVLIGMVYNYLPFMILPLYSVMTKIHHSLIEASQDLGANSFDVFSKVIFPLSLPGMAAGVTMVFVAAVSTFVISRMLGGGSNILIGDLIEMQFLGMSYNPNLGSAISLVLIVISLCAIMLMQQIDEEDEDINGMFL; encoded by the coding sequence ATGAAAACAAAAATACCGGCAATACCTTATTTAATCTGGACATTAGTTTTTGTATTAGTACCTCTTTTTTTAGTTATATATTTTGCTTTTACAAATCAGAGAGGAGATTTCACTTTAAATAACTTTGCTAATGTTACATCATTTACTCCTGTTATAGTTCGTTCTGTAGTGCTTGCTTCTGTTGCTACGATAATATGTTTGATACTTGCTTATCCTTTATCATATTATATATCAAGACAGGAAAAAACAGTTCAGCATGCTTTAGTAATGCTTGTAATGCTTCCTATGTGGATGAATTTTCTTCTTAGAACTTATGCTTGGATGACTATATTAGAAAATAACGGACTTATAAATAAAGCTCTTATTTTTGTGGGGCTTTCACCTGTAAAACTCATAAATACTCAGGCTGCTGTATTAATAGGAATGGTTTATAATTATCTTCCTTTTATGATACTTCCGCTTTATTCTGTTATGACTAAAATACATCATAGTTTGATAGAGGCTTCTCAGGATTTGGGAGCTAATTCCTTTGATGTATTCAGCAAAGTAATATTTCCATTAAGTTTACCTGGAATGGCGGCAGGCGTTACAATGGTATTCGTTGCGGCGGTAAGTACATTTGTAATTTCTCGTATGCTTGGCGGCGGTTCTAATATACTTATAGGCGATTTAATAGAGATGCAGTTTTTAGGTATGTCCTATAATCCTAATTTAGGTTCGGCTATAAGTTTGGTGTTAATTGTAATATCTTTATGTGCTATTATGCTTATGCAGCAGATAGATGAAGAAGATGAAGATATTAATGGTATGTTTTTATAA
- a CDS encoding ABC transporter ATP-binding protein yields the protein MSDNIIVSLKNINVSYDENSILENLNLDIKDKEFLTLLGPSGCGKTTILRTIAGFIKPDSGEVLFDGKVINDTPAYKREVNTVFQRYALFPHLNVFENIAFGLNLKKVPKSDIKERVHQMLKMVNLENYGNRNIARLSGGQQQRVAIARALINKPRVLLLDEPLGALDLKLRKEMQIELKKIQQSLEITFVYVTHDQEEALTMSDTVAVMKDGEILQIGTPEDIYNEPKNAFIADFIGESNIIDGIMHDDYSVEFAGYMFECVDKGFEKLEKVDVVIRPEDIIVVPPDNANISGLVESAIFKGVHFEMILDAHGYKWIIHSTEKWEAGTEIGIDVAKENIHIMKKTVEEVIL from the coding sequence ATGAGCGATAATATTATCGTGTCTTTAAAAAATATCAATGTTTCCTACGATGAAAACTCTATATTAGAAAATCTTAATCTTGATATAAAAGATAAAGAATTTTTAACTCTCTTAGGACCTTCAGGCTGCGGCAAAACAACTATACTTAGAACTATAGCAGGCTTCATAAAACCTGATTCAGGAGAAGTTCTTTTTGACGGAAAAGTTATTAATGATACTCCTGCTTACAAAAGAGAAGTTAATACAGTGTTTCAGCGATATGCATTGTTTCCGCATTTAAATGTTTTTGAAAATATTGCTTTCGGACTTAATCTTAAAAAAGTTCCTAAATCAGATATTAAAGAGAGAGTTCATCAAATGCTTAAAATGGTGAACTTAGAAAATTATGGAAACAGAAATATTGCAAGACTTTCAGGCGGTCAGCAGCAGAGAGTTGCAATTGCAAGGGCACTTATTAATAAACCTAGAGTGCTGCTTCTTGATGAGCCTTTGGGGGCTTTGGATTTGAAACTCAGAAAAGAAATGCAGATAGAATTAAAGAAAATTCAGCAGTCTTTAGAAATTACTTTTGTATATGTTACTCATGATCAGGAAGAAGCATTAACTATGAGCGACACTGTAGCAGTAATGAAAGACGGAGAAATACTTCAGATAGGAACTCCTGAAGATATATATAATGAACCTAAGAATGCATTTATAGCAGACTTCATTGGTGAAAGTAATATTATAGACGGAATTATGCATGATGATTATTCTGTAGAGTTTGCAGGTTATATGTTTGAATGCGTGGACAAAGGTTTTGAAAAATTAGAAAAAGTTGATGTTGTTATAAGACCTGAAGATATAATAGTTGTACCTCCTGACAATGCTAATATATCAGGTTTGGTGGAATCTGCTATATTTAAAGGCGTTCATTTTGAGATGATACTTGATGCTCATGGCTATAAATGGATAATACACTCTACAGAGAAATGGGAAGCAGGTACTGAAATAGGGATAGATGTTGCTAAAGAGAATATACATATCATGAAAAAAACTGTAGAAGAGGTGATATTATGA
- a CDS encoding ABC transporter permease has translation MNIIKLAFDNLWYNKTRTILNMILIIVSFVSLMMISGYNNFTKEGIITSINTSGGSIVVADKSYWDKKSEKINMLNDNDFEIIYKKLETINEVNDYQKKLDISGLIGNESKSKFFSGYAYEKPSKIMSSVSLKSGTPIFDDDINTMVLGKDLGEFFNLNYDEEPYLSLMTDFGEGISLGSLMAVGLISLNNSASDAITIYCPLNAVYEVFGLEYGDAHNLLIYLKDYKKAEEIKNNLNNYFNENNLNYEAKDWKDLNAFLLSVIDMNTNNYLIALGVLSILVFVSVMQMLTTNFLERLNEFGTMRALGINIKNVTLLLFLEIIIMAVLSSVISIIISYSASGILNASNFIMKFPGATDGYPLSLLLTFKDTVLIFVWVLSVSILAGIYPIIKVIKMPIIEVIKYV, from the coding sequence ATGAATATAATAAAATTAGCTTTTGATAATCTTTGGTATAATAAAACCAGAACAATTTTAAATATGATACTTATTATAGTGTCTTTTGTATCTCTTATGATGATAAGCGGATATAATAATTTTACTAAAGAAGGCATTATTACAAGTATAAATACAAGCGGAGGCTCTATTGTAGTAGCTGATAAATCATATTGGGATAAAAAAAGCGAAAAAATTAATATGCTTAATGATAATGATTTTGAAATTATTTATAAAAAACTTGAAACTATAAATGAGGTTAATGATTATCAGAAAAAACTAGATATAAGCGGACTTATAGGCAATGAAAGTAAAAGTAAATTCTTTTCAGGTTATGCTTATGAGAAGCCTTCAAAGATTATGTCATCAGTATCGTTAAAATCCGGTACTCCTATATTTGATGATGATATTAATACTATGGTGCTTGGTAAAGATTTGGGAGAGTTTTTTAATCTCAATTATGATGAAGAGCCTTATTTAAGTTTGATGACTGATTTTGGAGAGGGCATAAGTTTAGGTTCTTTAATGGCGGTTGGTTTGATATCATTAAATAATAGTGCTTCAGATGCTATTACTATTTACTGTCCTCTTAATGCCGTATATGAAGTATTTGGTCTTGAATACGGTGATGCCCATAATTTACTCATATATTTGAAAGATTATAAAAAGGCAGAAGAAATAAAAAATAACCTTAACAACTATTTTAATGAAAACAATTTAAATTATGAGGCTAAAGATTGGAAGGATTTGAATGCATTTTTACTTTCTGTTATTGACATGAATACTAATAATTATTTAATAGCTTTGGGAGTATTAAGCATATTAGTATTTGTTTCAGTTATGCAGATGCTTACTACAAATTTTTTGGAGCGTTTAAATGAGTTTGGTACTATGCGTGCCTTAGGAATAAATATAAAAAATGTAACTTTGCTTTTATTTTTGGAAATTATAATAATGGCAGTATTAAGTTCAGTTATTTCGATAATTATTTCTTACAGTGCTTCTGGAATACTTAATGCTTCAAACTTTATAATGAAATTTCCGGGGGCTACTGACGGTTATCCTTTAAGTTTATTACTAACATTCAAAGATACTGTTTTAATATTTGTATGGGTATTATCTGTATCAATTTTAGCGGGTATTTATCCAATAATAAAGGTTATAAAAATGCCTATAATAGAGGTTATAAAATATGTTTAG